In one Agrobacterium tumefaciens genomic region, the following are encoded:
- the fxsA gene encoding membrane protein FxsA, translating to MRFSFLPIVILMMPILEIAGFIIVGKAIGLWLTLALVLFTSFLGLLILRLGGIGMVRNLQAAGRTGAQPADELVNGAMRVVAGILLFIPGFITDILGLLLLSKTVRRFFWKAFGPRVVVAGSFRQSGSQSGPQPGDFSGFRNDQRQSGNSKVVDLDEEEFHREGPKDSPWSSKPDDRDLPKP from the coding sequence ATGCGTTTTTCCTTTCTCCCCATCGTCATACTGATGATGCCCATCCTCGAAATTGCCGGCTTCATCATCGTCGGCAAGGCGATCGGTTTATGGCTGACATTGGCGCTCGTCCTGTTCACGTCGTTTCTCGGGCTCTTGATCCTGCGCCTCGGCGGTATCGGCATGGTGAGAAATCTCCAAGCGGCCGGACGCACCGGTGCCCAGCCGGCGGATGAACTGGTCAATGGCGCCATGCGGGTTGTCGCCGGTATCCTGCTTTTCATTCCCGGTTTCATCACCGACATCCTCGGCCTTCTACTGTTGTCGAAAACAGTGCGGCGCTTTTTCTGGAAAGCTTTCGGGCCGCGTGTCGTGGTTGCGGGTTCGTTTCGCCAGTCTGGCAGCCAGTCCGGTCCTCAGCCCGGCGATTTTTCCGGGTTCCGCAATGATCAGAGACAGAGCGGGAATTCCAAGGTCGTAGACCTCGACGAGGAAGAGTTTCACCGCGAAGGGCCAAAGGATTCTCCCTGGTCGAGCAAGCCGGATGATCGCGACCTGCCCAAACCCTGA
- a CDS encoding Tim44 domain-containing protein produces MGFSDFITLFFLVAAVLIFFQLRSVLGRRTGNEKPPFDPYSPRDVAKGPVTDDNKVVTLPKRGEAEDENRFAEADALAPVDSALNTSLREVMTKDPTFRPKEFLNGARMAYEMIVMGFADGDRKTLKNLLSKEVFDGFDAAISERESRGEVVKSTFVGIEKADITQAAIRDSEVQITLRLVSQLISATYDKDGKLVDGDPDAVAEVDDIWTFSRDIRSRDPNWKLIATESEQ; encoded by the coding sequence ATGGGCTTTAGCGACTTTATCACATTGTTTTTTCTCGTTGCAGCGGTGCTGATCTTCTTTCAGCTGCGTAGCGTTCTCGGCCGCCGAACGGGCAATGAGAAGCCGCCATTCGATCCCTATAGCCCGCGCGACGTCGCGAAAGGTCCCGTCACGGACGATAACAAGGTCGTGACCCTGCCGAAGCGTGGCGAGGCGGAGGATGAAAACCGCTTTGCCGAAGCTGATGCCCTTGCGCCCGTGGACTCGGCATTGAATACCTCTCTCAGAGAGGTGATGACCAAGGATCCGACATTCCGCCCGAAGGAGTTCCTGAACGGCGCTCGTATGGCCTATGAAATGATTGTCATGGGTTTTGCCGATGGCGACCGCAAGACGCTGAAGAACCTTCTGTCGAAGGAGGTTTTTGACGGTTTCGATGCAGCCATTTCCGAGCGCGAAAGTCGCGGCGAGGTCGTGAAGTCCACCTTCGTCGGCATCGAAAAGGCCGATATCACCCAGGCGGCCATCCGCGATTCCGAAGTGCAGATCACGTTGAGGCTGGTCAGCCAGCTCATTTCGGCCACCTATGATAAAGATGGCAAGCTGGTGGATGGCGATCCGGACGCGGTTGCGGAAGTAGATGACATCTGGACCTTCTCGCGTGATATTCGTTCGCGCGATCCGAACTGGAAGCTGATCGCTACCGAATCCGAGCAATGA
- a CDS encoding murein transglycosylase A, with translation MSTPFSIDEVSFRDLPGWREDDPSELFAAMGTILSHLRNAKPYRTGALGVTAGELVSLLEAAEGFEADSPEQARRFFETNCVAFKISPAQGKSGFVTAFYEPELEVSSTPDEIWRYPIYRRPPELVDIGDDNRPAGFDPTYAFGKEGEDGISYFPDRRAMDEGYLEGRGLEIAWAKSKVDLFFVHVQGAARLVFPDGAVKRVTYAAKAGHPFSPIGRLLLDRGELDPKTVSMQTIRKWLADHPDDVDGVLWHNRSYIFFREADVAEEDMGPIAAAKVPLVAGRALAVDRLIHTFGFPFFIHAPSLTHLDDGKPFARLMLALDTGSAIVGPARGDIFTGSGFEAGELAGTVRNDADFYILLPRVAAERYRR, from the coding sequence ATGAGCACGCCTTTTTCAATCGACGAAGTGTCTTTCCGCGATCTGCCAGGGTGGCGGGAGGATGATCCCAGCGAGCTTTTTGCAGCCATGGGAACGATCCTGTCGCATCTGCGTAATGCGAAACCCTATAGGACCGGCGCGCTCGGCGTCACCGCTGGGGAACTGGTTTCACTTCTGGAAGCCGCCGAAGGCTTCGAAGCGGATAGCCCCGAACAGGCGCGCCGCTTTTTCGAAACCAATTGCGTTGCCTTCAAGATTTCTCCTGCTCAGGGAAAGAGCGGTTTTGTTACCGCCTTTTACGAACCGGAACTGGAAGTGTCTTCCACCCCGGACGAAATCTGGCGTTATCCAATCTATCGCAGGCCACCGGAACTGGTGGATATCGGCGACGATAATCGTCCCGCCGGTTTCGATCCGACCTATGCTTTTGGCAAAGAAGGCGAAGACGGGATTTCCTATTTTCCCGACCGTCGCGCCATGGATGAAGGATATCTGGAGGGCAGGGGTCTTGAGATCGCCTGGGCGAAATCAAAGGTCGACCTGTTCTTCGTCCACGTTCAGGGCGCCGCCCGTCTGGTGTTTCCGGATGGTGCGGTAAAACGGGTAACCTATGCGGCGAAAGCCGGGCATCCGTTTTCGCCGATAGGCCGGCTGCTTCTGGATCGCGGAGAACTCGATCCCAAAACCGTCTCGATGCAGACGATCCGCAAATGGCTCGCCGATCATCCCGACGACGTGGATGGCGTGCTCTGGCATAACCGCTCCTATATTTTTTTCCGGGAAGCGGATGTTGCCGAAGAGGATATGGGACCCATTGCCGCCGCCAAGGTGCCGTTGGTCGCCGGCCGGGCGCTTGCGGTGGACAGGCTCATCCACACATTCGGTTTTCCCTTTTTCATCCATGCGCCGTCATTGACCCATCTGGATGACGGAAAACCATTCGCCCGGCTGATGCTGGCGCTCGATACGGGGTCGGCCATCGTCGGACCGGCGCGCGGTGATATTTTCACCGGCTCCGGTTTCGAAGCCGGTGAACTTGCCGGTACGGTGCGCAACGACGCCGATTTTTATATACTGCTGCCACGTGTTGCTGCGGAAAGGTATCGGCGATGA
- a CDS encoding Smr/MutS family protein, whose protein sequence is MKGSRKLGKEERILWGKVARTARPIPGRLEDLLAFDDVEETPAEPVVPQTGKGLFPRMLAEPAEVPPASPDKKPRIHQPLEKPVKRKLTRGRLPLEGRIDLHGMFQSEAHAVLLDFLLRAHERGLRHVLVITGKGRSIGSDGALKRAVPMWFSKPEYRHLISSYEDASANHGGDGALYVRLARRRGEKS, encoded by the coding sequence ATGAAGGGCAGTCGAAAGCTTGGCAAGGAAGAACGCATCCTGTGGGGTAAGGTCGCACGCACAGCGCGGCCGATCCCAGGCAGGCTGGAGGATTTGCTGGCTTTCGACGATGTAGAGGAAACCCCGGCCGAGCCCGTGGTTCCGCAAACGGGCAAGGGTCTCTTTCCGCGCATGCTCGCAGAGCCGGCGGAGGTGCCGCCCGCTTCGCCGGACAAGAAACCCCGAATTCATCAGCCGCTGGAAAAACCGGTCAAGCGCAAGCTCACCCGCGGCAGGCTGCCGCTGGAAGGGCGGATCGATCTGCACGGCATGTTTCAAAGCGAGGCCCATGCGGTTCTGCTTGATTTTCTGCTGCGCGCACATGAACGTGGTCTCCGGCATGTGCTGGTCATTACCGGCAAGGGCCGTTCCATCGGCAGCGACGGCGCGCTGAAGAGGGCGGTGCCCATGTGGTTCTCCAAACCGGAATATCGCCATTTGATTTCGTCCTACGAGGATGCATCTGCCAATCATGGCGGCGACGGCGCGCTCTATGTGCGGCTGGCACGCCGCAGGGGTGAAAAATCATGA
- a CDS encoding helix-turn-helix transcriptional regulator: protein MTPFAEAVRQLRERKGVTQKEMAAAIGVSPAYLSALEHGKRGKPSFDLLQRIAGYFNIIWDEAEELFFLAGSSDPKVVIDTIGLPPQYTAFANRLARDIRKLPPSMIEELSAVLQKSRSCD from the coding sequence ATGACACCCTTTGCGGAGGCCGTGCGACAGCTTCGCGAACGCAAGGGCGTAACGCAGAAGGAAATGGCAGCAGCCATCGGCGTATCGCCAGCCTATCTTTCGGCACTGGAGCACGGCAAGCGTGGCAAACCGAGCTTTGATCTGCTTCAGCGCATTGCCGGATATTTCAATATTATCTGGGATGAGGCGGAGGAATTGTTCTTTCTCGCCGGCTCTTCCGACCCGAAAGTGGTGATCGACACGATCGGCCTTCCGCCGCAATATACGGCTTTCGCCAATCGTCTGGCGCGGGATATTCGCAAGCTGCCGCCGAGTATGATAGAGGAACTGTCAGCGGTGCTGCAAAAAAGCCGTTCTTGCGATTGA
- the gyrB gene encoding DNA topoisomerase (ATP-hydrolyzing) subunit B: MTETSSSEVGANTEYGADSIKVLKGLDAVRKRPGMYIGDTDDGSGLHHMVYEVVDNAIDEALAGHADLVTVTLNADGSVTVTDNGRGIPTDIHSSEGVSAAEVIMTQLHAGGKFDQNSYKVSGGLHGVGVSVVNALSVWLKLRIRRNGKLHEIGFTHGVADAPLSVIGEYEGRSGTEVTFLASPQTFTMTDYDYGTLEHRLRELAFLNSGVRILLTDKRHSDIKQEELLYDGGLEAFVRYLDRAKKPLVDKPVAIKGEKDGITVEVALWWNDSYHENVLCFTNNIPQRDGGTHMAGFRAALTRQVTSYAETSGILKKEKVSLQGEDCREGLTAILSVKVPDPKFSSQTKDKLVSSEVRPVVESLVNEALSTWLEEHPSDARILVGKVVEAAVAREAARKARELTRRKGALDIASLPGKLADCSERDPAKSELFLVEGDSAGGSAKQGRSRETQAILPLRGKILNVERARFDKMLSSQEIGTLITALGTSIGKDEFNADKLRYHKIIIMTDADVDGAHIRTLLLTFFFRQMPELIERGHLYIAQPPLYKVTRGKSVQYLKDEKALEEYLISMGLEEASLTLGTGEVRVGADLREVILDALRMRSLIDGLHSRYSRSIVEQAAIAGALNPELSANAARAEETVAEVARRLDMIAEETERGWTGTVLDDGGLRFERMVRGVKEVSTLDMGLIGSADARHIDQLAARTRDIYVTPPVLQRKDGTMELPGPRALLDAIFAAGRKGLSMQRYKGLGEMNAEQLWETTLDANVRSLLQVKVNDATDADGLFARLMGDEVEPRRDFIQENALSVANLDI, translated from the coding sequence ATGACCGAAACATCGTCAAGCGAAGTCGGCGCAAACACGGAATATGGAGCCGATTCGATCAAGGTCCTCAAGGGTCTTGATGCCGTGCGCAAACGGCCCGGCATGTATATCGGCGATACCGATGACGGTTCCGGCCTGCATCACATGGTTTACGAAGTGGTCGACAACGCCATCGATGAAGCACTCGCGGGCCACGCCGATCTGGTGACGGTGACGCTGAATGCCGACGGATCGGTGACGGTGACGGATAATGGACGCGGTATTCCGACCGACATCCACTCCTCCGAAGGCGTTTCCGCAGCCGAAGTCATCATGACCCAGCTGCATGCGGGCGGAAAATTCGACCAGAACTCCTACAAGGTTTCCGGCGGTCTGCACGGCGTGGGCGTCTCGGTGGTGAATGCGCTTTCCGTCTGGCTGAAGCTCAGAATCCGCCGCAATGGCAAGCTGCACGAAATCGGCTTCACCCACGGTGTCGCCGATGCGCCGCTCTCGGTCATCGGTGAATATGAAGGCCGCTCGGGAACGGAGGTCACTTTCCTGGCCAGCCCGCAGACCTTCACCATGACGGACTACGATTACGGCACGCTGGAGCATCGCCTGCGCGAACTGGCATTCCTGAATTCCGGCGTGCGTATCCTGCTCACCGACAAGCGCCATTCTGATATCAAGCAGGAAGAGCTGCTGTATGACGGCGGGCTTGAAGCCTTCGTCCGTTATCTGGACCGCGCCAAGAAGCCGCTGGTGGATAAGCCCGTTGCCATCAAGGGCGAGAAGGACGGTATCACCGTCGAGGTCGCGCTGTGGTGGAACGACAGCTACCATGAAAACGTGCTCTGCTTTACCAACAACATTCCCCAGCGCGATGGCGGCACCCACATGGCCGGTTTCCGTGCGGCGCTGACACGCCAGGTGACTTCCTATGCCGAAACATCGGGCATCCTGAAAAAGGAAAAGGTAAGCCTGCAGGGTGAGGACTGCCGTGAAGGTCTGACAGCTATTCTCTCCGTCAAGGTTCCCGATCCAAAGTTTTCCTCGCAGACGAAGGACAAGCTCGTTTCGTCCGAAGTGCGCCCGGTCGTGGAAAGCCTCGTCAACGAGGCCCTGTCTACCTGGCTGGAAGAACATCCTTCCGATGCAAGGATCCTTGTCGGCAAGGTGGTGGAAGCGGCCGTCGCCCGCGAAGCCGCCCGCAAGGCGCGCGAACTGACGCGCCGCAAGGGTGCGCTCGATATCGCCTCTCTGCCCGGCAAGCTAGCCGACTGCTCCGAGCGCGATCCCGCGAAATCCGAACTCTTCCTCGTCGAGGGCGACTCCGCCGGCGGTTCGGCCAAGCAGGGCCGCTCGCGCGAAACCCAGGCCATCCTGCCGCTGCGCGGTAAGATCCTGAATGTCGAGCGCGCCCGTTTCGACAAGATGTTGTCCAGCCAGGAAATCGGCACGCTGATCACCGCGCTCGGCACGTCGATCGGCAAGGACGAATTCAACGCCGACAAGCTGCGTTACCACAAGATCATCATCATGACGGATGCTGACGTTGACGGCGCCCATATCCGTACCCTGCTTTTGACCTTCTTTTTCCGCCAGATGCCGGAACTGATCGAGCGCGGCCATCTCTATATCGCCCAGCCACCGCTTTATAAGGTGACGCGCGGAAAGTCCGTGCAGTACCTCAAGGATGAGAAGGCGCTGGAAGAATACCTCATTTCCATGGGTCTTGAGGAAGCATCGCTGACCCTCGGCACCGGTGAGGTTCGCGTTGGCGCCGATCTTCGCGAAGTTATTCTCGATGCGCTGCGCATGCGCTCGCTGATCGATGGTCTGCACTCCCGCTACAGCCGCTCGATTGTGGAACAGGCCGCCATTGCCGGCGCGCTCAACCCCGAGCTTTCGGCCAATGCGGCGCGTGCCGAGGAAACGGTTGCCGAAGTTGCCCGCCGTCTCGATATGATTGCGGAAGAAACCGAACGTGGCTGGACGGGTACGGTGCTGGATGATGGCGGACTGCGCTTCGAGCGTATGGTTCGCGGCGTCAAGGAAGTTTCGACGCTGGATATGGGTCTCATCGGTTCGGCTGACGCCCGTCACATCGATCAGCTCGCAGCCCGCACGCGCGACATCTACGTGACGCCGCCGGTTCTGCAACGCAAGGACGGCACCATGGAACTGCCAGGTCCGCGTGCGCTTCTGGATGCGATTTTCGCTGCCGGCCGCAAGGGGCTTTCCATGCAGCGTTACAAGGGTCTTGGCGAAATGAATGCCGAGCAGCTTTGGGAAACGACGCTTGACGCCAATGTCCGCTCGCTTCTGCAGGTCAAGGTCAATGATGCGACCGATGCCGATGGCCTGTTCGCCCGCCTGATGGGCGACGAGGTAGAGCCGCGCCGTGACTTCATCCAGGAAAATGCCCTGAGCGTTGCCAACCTCGACATTTAA
- a CDS encoding nitroreductase family protein: MTNSNSRQSEYPVDQLFLDRWSPRAFDGNAMPQEHLLTILDAAHWAPSASNHQPWRFVYAHKDGEDWPLFVELLMEGNQRWAKNASVLLFVISRDHNVSRDGEKKPSATHSFDAGAAWFSLAMQAHLLGYHAHGMAGIFKDQIVEKLNVPDGYKVEAAIAIGTLTDKTVLPDDLAEREVPSKRLPLSDVAFKGRFTGKAD; this comes from the coding sequence GTGACGAACAGCAATTCCCGACAATCAGAATATCCCGTCGATCAACTTTTCCTCGATCGCTGGTCTCCGCGCGCCTTCGATGGCAATGCCATGCCGCAAGAGCATCTGCTGACCATTCTCGATGCGGCGCACTGGGCGCCTTCGGCATCCAATCACCAGCCATGGCGGTTTGTCTACGCACACAAAGATGGCGAGGACTGGCCTCTCTTCGTGGAACTTCTGATGGAAGGAAACCAGCGCTGGGCGAAAAATGCCTCCGTGCTGCTTTTCGTCATTTCCCGCGACCACAATGTCTCACGCGACGGCGAGAAAAAACCGTCGGCGACCCATTCCTTCGATGCGGGTGCAGCATGGTTTTCGCTTGCCATGCAGGCGCATCTGCTCGGTTACCATGCCCATGGCATGGCCGGCATATTCAAAGACCAGATCGTGGAAAAGCTCAATGTTCCTGATGGGTACAAGGTGGAGGCAGCGATTGCCATCGGCACGCTGACCGACAAGACCGTCCTTCCCGACGATCTGGCGGAACGGGAAGTTCCGAGCAAGCGCCTCCCCCTTTCGGACGTTGCTTTCAAGGGGCGTTTTACCGGCAAGGCCGATTGA
- a CDS encoding fumarylacetoacetate hydrolase family protein translates to MKLMRVGQPGQEKPAILDAEGKVRDLSAHVKDIGGDGISPEGLKKIAAIDLGTLPVLNEDRIGACVTGTGKFICIGLNFSDHAAETGATVPPEPVIFMKATSAIVGPNDDVVIPRGSEKTDWEVELGVVIGKTAKYVSEADALDYVAGYCVSHDVSERAFQTERAGQWTKGKSCDTFGPIGPWLVTKDEITDPQNLGMWLKVNGQTMQDGSSKTMVYGVAHVVSYLSQFMSLHPGDVISTGTPPGVGMGQKPPRYLKTGDVVELGIEGLGSQKQTFVADI, encoded by the coding sequence ATGAAATTGATGCGCGTTGGCCAGCCTGGCCAGGAAAAGCCTGCGATCCTCGACGCGGAAGGAAAAGTCCGCGATCTGTCCGCCCACGTGAAAGACATTGGCGGCGACGGCATCTCTCCCGAAGGCCTCAAGAAGATTGCCGCCATCGATCTTGGCACTCTTCCGGTCCTCAACGAAGATCGCATCGGCGCCTGCGTTACGGGAACCGGAAAATTCATCTGCATCGGCCTTAACTTCTCCGACCACGCCGCTGAAACAGGTGCGACCGTACCGCCGGAACCCGTCATTTTCATGAAGGCGACCTCGGCGATCGTCGGTCCGAACGACGACGTCGTCATTCCGCGCGGCTCCGAAAAGACCGACTGGGAAGTCGAGCTTGGTGTGGTCATTGGCAAGACGGCAAAATATGTTTCGGAAGCTGATGCTCTCGATTACGTCGCCGGTTATTGCGTGTCGCATGATGTTTCCGAACGTGCCTTCCAGACGGAGCGTGCCGGGCAGTGGACCAAGGGTAAGTCCTGCGACACTTTCGGTCCGATCGGCCCCTGGCTTGTCACGAAGGACGAAATCACCGATCCGCAGAACCTCGGCATGTGGCTGAAGGTGAACGGTCAGACGATGCAGGATGGTTCCAGCAAGACCATGGTCTACGGTGTCGCTCATGTCGTTTCCTATCTCAGCCAGTTCATGTCGCTGCATCCCGGTGACGTCATCTCCACCGGCACGCCTCCCGGCGTTGGCATGGGCCAGAAGCCGCCGCGTTATCTCAAGACCGGCGATGTCGTGGAACTTGGCATTGAAGGCCTCGGTTCCCAGAAGCAGACTTTCGTCGCCGACATCTGA
- a CDS encoding polyhydroxyalkanoate depolymerase, whose translation MFYHLYEMNHAAMAPLRAGADMMRQACNNPLNPLSSTAFGRSLDAGFEVFERMTRRYAKPEFALGSTLVDGQTVNVVEETVWSRPFCNLLHFKKELDPARQPGPKVLLVAPMSGHYATLLRGTVEALLPSADIYITDWADARTVPVSEGTFDLDDYISYVIEMLRAIGLGAHVVAVCQPSVPVLAAVSLMEADGDKFAPASMTLMGGPIDTRINPTAVNDLAKAKPIEWFRDNVVMQVPWPQPAFGRNVYPGFLQLSGFMSMNLDKHMTAHKDFYLNLVKNDGDSAEKHREFYDEYLAVMDLTAEFYLQTVETVFIDHALPKGNMLHRGRAVEPAAIRKVALFTVEGENDDISGVGQTKAAHDLCRNIPEDKRAHYMQPDVGHYGVFNGSRFRKEIVPRMLDFIRKHQTS comes from the coding sequence GTGTTCTACCACCTCTATGAAATGAACCATGCGGCCATGGCGCCGCTGCGCGCCGGTGCTGACATGATGCGCCAGGCTTGCAACAATCCGCTCAATCCGCTTTCCAGCACGGCTTTCGGAAGAAGCCTCGATGCCGGTTTTGAGGTCTTCGAGCGCATGACGCGCCGTTACGCAAAACCGGAATTCGCTCTCGGCAGTACGCTTGTCGATGGCCAGACCGTCAATGTTGTCGAAGAGACCGTCTGGTCGCGTCCGTTCTGCAATCTGCTTCATTTCAAGAAGGAACTTGATCCAGCCCGCCAGCCCGGTCCGAAGGTGCTGCTGGTGGCGCCGATGTCCGGCCACTATGCCACTTTGTTACGGGGGACGGTGGAGGCCCTGCTGCCTTCGGCGGATATCTACATCACCGATTGGGCCGATGCCCGCACGGTGCCGGTGAGCGAGGGTACCTTCGATCTCGACGATTACATCAGCTACGTCATCGAGATGCTGCGCGCGATCGGGCTGGGGGCGCATGTGGTTGCCGTCTGTCAGCCATCCGTGCCGGTGCTGGCCGCCGTCTCGTTAATGGAGGCGGATGGGGATAAATTCGCGCCGGCATCCATGACGCTGATGGGCGGTCCGATCGATACACGCATCAATCCCACAGCCGTCAATGATCTTGCCAAAGCGAAACCGATTGAATGGTTCCGCGACAATGTCGTCATGCAGGTGCCGTGGCCGCAGCCCGCTTTTGGCCGCAATGTCTATCCTGGCTTCCTGCAGCTGTCCGGTTTCATGTCGATGAACCTCGATAAGCACATGACGGCGCATAAGGATTTTTACCTCAACCTCGTCAAGAATGATGGCGATTCCGCTGAAAAGCACCGTGAGTTTTACGATGAATATCTGGCCGTCATGGATCTGACGGCGGAGTTCTATCTGCAGACGGTGGAAACGGTCTTTATCGACCATGCGCTTCCGAAGGGGAACATGCTTCACCGGGGCAGGGCGGTCGAGCCTGCGGCCATTCGCAAAGTCGCATTGTTTACGGTGGAAGGTGAGAACGACGATATTTCCGGCGTTGGCCAGACAAAGGCCGCCCATGATCTTTGCCGGAACATCCCTGAAGACAAACGCGCCCATTACATGCAGCCGGATGTCGGGCACTACGGCGTCTTCAACGGTTCGCGCTTCCGCAAGGAAATCGTGCCGCGCATGCTGGATTTTATCCGTAAACACCAGACATCTTAG
- a CDS encoding M48 family metallopeptidase, with protein MFSLLRKSLKSPAPKKALPSQRTVAVAGRQVPITVRENPRATRITLRIEPGGRALKLTIPMGLHHRQVDDFLERHQGWLEGKLVKFSPDDGLRPDATIDIRGTAHRIDHTGSLRGLTHVTKDADGVAVLKVSGAPEHLRRRIATFLKKEAKADLERLVAVHARTAGRPVRSISMKDTRSRWGSCSHDGNLSFSWRIVMAPEKVIDYLAAHEVAHLSEMNHGPKFWALCEKLCPHTEEAKSWLKRHGSRLHAIDFD; from the coding sequence ATGTTTTCGCTCCTCAGAAAATCCCTGAAATCACCGGCCCCAAAGAAGGCGCTGCCCAGCCAGCGCACCGTTGCGGTGGCGGGCAGGCAGGTGCCGATTACGGTCAGGGAAAATCCGCGCGCCACGCGCATTACGCTACGCATCGAACCCGGTGGCAGAGCGCTGAAACTGACGATCCCGATGGGTCTGCATCACCGCCAGGTGGATGATTTTCTCGAAAGGCATCAGGGCTGGCTGGAAGGCAAGCTTGTGAAATTCAGCCCCGACGACGGTTTGCGTCCAGATGCGACCATCGATATTCGCGGCACAGCCCACCGCATTGACCATACTGGCAGCCTGCGAGGGCTGACACATGTCACGAAAGACGCCGATGGGGTGGCCGTTCTGAAGGTCAGCGGCGCGCCGGAACATCTGAGACGACGGATAGCGACATTCCTCAAAAAGGAAGCGAAGGCGGATCTGGAACGGCTTGTGGCTGTTCATGCACGTACCGCCGGCCGGCCGGTGCGCTCCATCAGCATGAAGGATACCCGCAGCCGCTGGGGCTCCTGTTCCCATGATGGAAATTTGAGCTTCTCATGGCGTATCGTCATGGCCCCCGAAAAGGTCATCGACTATCTCGCCGCCCACGAGGTTGCACATCTGAGCGAAATGAACCACGGCCCGAAATTCTGGGCATTATGCGAAAAGCTCTGCCCGCACACGGAAGAAGCCAAGAGCTGGCTGAAACGCCATGGCTCCAGACTCCACGCCATCGATTTCGATTGA
- a CDS encoding phosphoribosylanthranilate isomerase, translating into MKPDIKICGLKTPEALERAVRRGASHVGFIFFEKSPRNIEPDIAGRLAEGARGAAKVVAVTVNADNDYLDEIVDLVKPDILQLHGNESPERLLNIKALYGLPVMKAISIRDAADLAKIDPYIGVADRFLLDAKAPAGSELPGGNGVSFDWTILRSLDGSVDYMLSGGLNKDNVAEALAETRASGLDLSSGVESAPGVKDLSMIDAFFDVVNDWSKGPKGA; encoded by the coding sequence ATGAAACCGGATATCAAGATTTGCGGATTGAAGACACCGGAAGCGCTCGAGCGCGCCGTCAGGCGTGGTGCGTCCCATGTCGGTTTTATTTTCTTTGAAAAGAGCCCGCGCAACATCGAGCCCGATATTGCCGGCAGGCTGGCGGAAGGTGCCCGTGGCGCCGCCAAGGTGGTTGCCGTCACCGTCAATGCCGACAATGATTATCTCGATGAAATCGTCGATCTCGTCAAGCCGGACATCCTGCAGCTGCATGGCAATGAAAGCCCAGAGCGGCTGCTGAATATCAAGGCGCTGTATGGCCTGCCTGTCATGAAGGCGATTTCCATTCGCGATGCCGCTGATCTTGCCAAAATCGACCCTTATATTGGAGTAGCCGACCGTTTTCTACTGGACGCCAAGGCGCCCGCCGGTTCCGAGCTGCCGGGCGGCAACGGCGTATCCTTCGACTGGACCATCCTGCGATCACTTGACGGAAGTGTGGATTACATGCTTTCCGGGGGATTGAACAAGGACAATGTCGCTGAGGCGCTGGCGGAGACCAGGGCAAGCGGACTAGATTTATCGTCCGGTGTGGAAAGCGCGCCGGGCGTCAAGGATCTGTCCATGATCGACGCATTTTTCGATGTGGTGAATGATTGGTCGAAAGGCCCAAAGGGAGCTTGA